In the Adlercreutzia equolifaciens DSM 19450 genome, one interval contains:
- a CDS encoding FAD-binding protein → MERMQSRRSFLMGAGAAAAAVAGGALAGCAPSRESEPRPLASSGEVAWDDEAEVVIVGAGTSLPAAMAAAKEGHRVVVMEKDSHYGGTMFLSDGGWWIPNNPLQSTEDRALDAPDDVLEYMRSSDLYGVMDEGICRDFLENTPSVVDYLLNRLEIPLIANPLHLCDYNDWEHWGYRVLSIEDWQSMVPLIDSLDIDFRFGTEAIKLVTNNAGEVTDVVGISSGKQVAVKATCGVLLAAGGFDHNEEMRRAYLRGPLVNSVAIQTNTGDGHRMGVAVGGRLMNMASAFTNSAFCSRGGEELGNISTMDRNYDRARPHSIIVNSNGRRFMNEGGSYDNVGTALFNMEIAKRGSLVSPATFICDSQFIETYGYPCGGGEQKPDLLTEYESLEALAEGEGIDKDRFLEEVERFNSFCETGTDRDFHRGESNFELFPVGVASLYIVQQDGVPNQYLGTLSKPPFYAAKYGAGSWSTAGGLMVDEHARVLGEEGPIVGLYASGCNAASFVSGYPGPGIAVFSGVYRALRAVNHALDLGIV, encoded by the coding sequence ATGGAGCGGATGCAATCGAGGCGGTCGTTTCTGATGGGCGCCGGGGCGGCGGCAGCGGCGGTGGCGGGCGGCGCGCTCGCGGGATGCGCCCCCTCCCGGGAAAGCGAGCCCAGGCCGTTGGCCTCCTCGGGGGAGGTCGCCTGGGACGACGAGGCCGAGGTGGTCATCGTGGGGGCGGGAACAAGTCTGCCGGCGGCTATGGCCGCAGCCAAAGAAGGTCATCGAGTCGTCGTCATGGAGAAAGACAGCCATTACGGGGGAACCATGTTTCTGTCCGACGGTGGCTGGTGGATACCGAACAACCCCCTCCAAAGCACCGAAGACCGAGCGCTGGACGCGCCTGACGATGTCTTGGAATACATGAGAAGCTCCGATCTCTACGGAGTTATGGATGAAGGGATATGCAGGGACTTTCTCGAGAATACGCCGTCGGTTGTAGACTATTTGCTAAACCGTCTCGAAATCCCGCTCATCGCAAATCCCCTGCATCTCTGCGATTACAACGATTGGGAACATTGGGGCTATCGAGTTCTATCCATTGAGGACTGGCAATCCATGGTCCCTCTCATCGATTCGCTGGACATCGATTTTCGGTTTGGCACCGAAGCGATAAAGCTCGTGACAAACAACGCGGGTGAAGTCACAGACGTTGTCGGCATATCCAGCGGAAAGCAAGTGGCCGTTAAGGCGACGTGCGGAGTCCTTCTCGCTGCCGGCGGCTTCGATCACAACGAGGAAATGCGAAGGGCCTATTTGCGCGGGCCGTTGGTGAACTCGGTGGCCATCCAAACCAATACGGGAGACGGGCACCGAATGGGCGTCGCCGTTGGAGGACGCCTTATGAACATGGCCTCCGCCTTCACCAATAGCGCGTTCTGCAGCCGAGGCGGAGAAGAACTGGGCAACATCTCGACTATGGATCGCAATTACGACCGAGCGCGTCCACATTCGATCATCGTCAACTCAAATGGCCGACGCTTCATGAACGAGGGCGGAAGCTACGACAATGTGGGAACGGCACTTTTCAACATGGAGATAGCCAAAAGAGGGTCTCTCGTTTCACCTGCCACCTTTATCTGCGACAGCCAATTCATCGAAACGTACGGCTATCCGTGCGGTGGCGGAGAGCAGAAGCCCGATCTTCTCACCGAGTACGAATCCCTTGAAGCACTTGCCGAAGGAGAAGGCATCGACAAAGACCGCTTCCTTGAAGAGGTAGAGCGCTTTAATAGCTTCTGCGAAACAGGTACTGATCGGGATTTTCATCGAGGCGAGAGCAATTTTGAGCTCTTTCCCGTCGGAGTCGCCTCCCTCTACATCGTTCAGCAGGACGGAGTCCCCAACCAATACTTGGGCACCCTCAGCAAACCTCCCTTCTATGCGGCTAAGTACGGCGCTGGCTCGTGGAGCACGGCGGGAGGCTTGATGGTCGATGAGCACGCGCGGGTACTGGGCGAAGAGGGGCCCATTGTCGGCCTCTACGCCAGCGGATGCAACGCCGCATCCTTCGTTTCAGGATACCCCGGTCCGGGCATAGCCGTATTCTCGGGCGTCTATCGCGCTTTGAGGGCGGTCAACCACGCGCTTGATCTGGGCATCGTATAG
- a CDS encoding LysR family transcriptional regulator, whose protein sequence is METEHMRELTTIAQHASFSRAASKLGLTQSALSKHVAAIERQLGVELFVRSNKETTLTPYGSIFLEDIQKVLIDYENACQRIRDLRAQKLLAIRANTFVGYRPGDDLLRSAAKQMKAGFPLFTLEVLDTTVSSPLDDVRKEVSDLALVHLSSTADLTDLMSEVLFHEPLVAIVEKSNPLSRKKTLAPDDLAHETIFTIDAPAVAEYSRYVSELLNSRGVELTWRNLPWKDAQSLYDFGFASGVLIQSASIAKNSTPLPVLEEYRAVPFSDSAFAVPLSAVYRKHDDNPATPLFLEALRGVVGKMHIANYWE, encoded by the coding sequence ATGGAAACCGAGCACATGCGAGAGCTGACGACTATCGCTCAGCATGCGAGCTTCTCGCGCGCCGCAAGTAAACTGGGCCTCACCCAATCTGCCTTGAGCAAGCACGTCGCCGCCATAGAAAGACAGCTCGGAGTCGAGCTTTTCGTCCGCAGCAATAAAGAGACGACACTGACGCCCTATGGCTCCATTTTCCTTGAGGACATCCAAAAAGTGCTCATTGATTACGAGAACGCGTGCCAGAGAATCCGTGACCTCCGGGCGCAGAAGCTGCTCGCGATTCGTGCCAATACGTTTGTGGGGTATCGGCCCGGCGACGACCTATTGAGGAGCGCCGCAAAACAGATGAAGGCCGGGTTTCCACTTTTCACGCTCGAGGTGCTCGACACCACCGTCTCCTCGCCCCTTGACGATGTGCGCAAGGAGGTGAGCGACCTGGCCCTCGTCCATCTTTCCTCGACCGCAGATCTTACCGACCTTATGTCGGAAGTTCTCTTCCACGAGCCTCTTGTCGCCATCGTGGAAAAGAGCAACCCCCTCTCGCGCAAAAAAACTCTTGCTCCCGACGACCTAGCGCATGAGACGATTTTCACCATCGACGCACCAGCCGTAGCGGAGTACAGCAGATACGTCTCCGAACTTTTGAACTCGCGGGGAGTGGAGTTGACTTGGCGAAATCTCCCCTGGAAAGATGCTCAAAGCCTCTACGATTTCGGATTCGCAAGCGGTGTGCTTATCCAGTCGGCGAGCATCGCAAAAAACTCGACGCCCCTTCCCGTCTTGGAGGAGTACCGAGCCGTCCCCTTCTCCGACAGCGCCTTCGCAGTACCTCTCTCGGCGGTCTATCGCAAGCACGATGACAATCCGGCAACTCCTCTGTTCTTGGAAGCGCTGAGAGGGGTCGTTGGCAAAATGCATATTGCAAACTACTGGGAATGA
- a CDS encoding FAD-dependent oxidoreductase — MVVLGAGGTGLSAACAAASRGAKVAVFEADSKHGGTTAFSDGVIQAAGTDAQKRFTDCQDDSPDKHVDYYLKAAEGVAEEYLVRTLCERAPEIISWLEGLGMEWSTVCGGYQIPYEAAESLVPRIHKPDAPDGMGGGAYLVDLMFTNARDQGVEFNFDCSAKKLIYDTERGVLGVQVEQDGATRNIKAERGVVLALGGMDHNMEMAKAYNPQQLWDLTTQISSVTPFSVGDGIRMGQEINAALASVGGTIDFDYQTFAGTYDSIPIIPCIYVNGNGVRFVAEDATCSYMLRAIFQQEMQIGKPTYMIMDQHMVELGVGPWAESPDTAVSEGSLVKGETLDEIARQIDVDPASLKRTVERWNESAQAGSDECFARINQLIALDKPPYYARKNVLNNLGSLGGLRINEQAQVVDNNGDVIPRLFAGGMNSGGWYGPYYPGSGTSIVGGLAFGRIAGEQAADTEAWSA; from the coding sequence GTGGTAGTGCTGGGCGCTGGCGGTACGGGTTTGTCTGCAGCATGCGCTGCGGCATCGAGGGGCGCGAAGGTTGCCGTCTTCGAAGCTGATTCTAAGCATGGAGGAACTACGGCGTTTTCCGACGGCGTGATACAGGCGGCGGGAACTGATGCGCAAAAGCGGTTCACTGATTGCCAGGACGACAGCCCGGACAAGCATGTCGATTACTATCTAAAGGCGGCAGAGGGGGTAGCGGAAGAGTACCTGGTAAGAACCCTATGCGAACGAGCTCCCGAGATTATCTCCTGGCTTGAGGGCCTGGGAATGGAATGGTCGACAGTATGCGGAGGCTATCAGATTCCCTACGAGGCCGCCGAATCGCTCGTTCCTCGTATCCACAAGCCCGATGCGCCCGATGGCATGGGGGGAGGGGCGTACCTGGTGGATCTGATGTTCACGAATGCGAGAGATCAGGGCGTCGAGTTCAATTTTGATTGCTCTGCGAAAAAACTGATATATGACACGGAGAGAGGAGTTTTAGGCGTTCAGGTTGAGCAGGACGGTGCAACGCGCAATATCAAGGCCGAGAGAGGCGTGGTGCTAGCGCTCGGGGGCATGGATCACAATATGGAAATGGCGAAGGCCTACAATCCCCAGCAGCTTTGGGATTTGACGACGCAGATCTCGTCGGTCACCCCGTTTTCCGTAGGTGACGGTATTCGCATGGGCCAGGAGATAAATGCGGCCCTCGCATCCGTCGGAGGTACGATCGATTTCGACTACCAGACGTTTGCCGGCACCTATGACAGCATCCCCATTATTCCATGCATCTATGTAAATGGGAACGGTGTCAGATTTGTTGCCGAGGATGCCACCTGCTCTTACATGCTGAGAGCGATTTTCCAACAGGAGATGCAGATCGGCAAACCTACTTACATGATCATGGACCAGCATATGGTCGAGCTTGGAGTCGGTCCCTGGGCGGAAAGCCCCGATACCGCCGTATCGGAGGGTTCTCTTGTGAAAGGGGAGACTCTCGACGAGATTGCTCGGCAGATTGATGTCGATCCGGCGTCTCTGAAGAGAACGGTAGAGCGATGGAACGAGAGCGCTCAGGCGGGTTCAGACGAGTGCTTCGCCCGAATCAACCAGCTTATCGCGTTGGATAAGCCGCCTTACTATGCGAGGAAGAACGTCTTAAACAATCTCGGCTCGCTGGGCGGCTTGAGGATAAATGAGCAAGCGCAGGTCGTGGATAACAACGGGGACGTGATACCGCGACTCTTTGCCGGTGGGATGAACTCCGGTGGTTGGTATGGGCCCTATTACCCTGGATCCGGCACCTCTATCGTCGGCGGCCTTGCTTTTGGAAGGATCGCTGGAGAGCAAGCAGCCGACACTGAAGCATGGAGTGCGTGA
- a CDS encoding dimethylarginine dimethylaminohydrolase family protein produces MTKFTNVIVRKPGKSLCNGITSAPELGQPIYERAVEEHDDYIAALKQCGVEVTELPALEEYPDSCFVEDPAVITRMGAIITNPGADSRNGEKDEIEPTIRQFFDDEHVKHIVAPGTLDGGDVMMVGDHFFVGRSARTNEEGIRQFIEILEGWGLEGSEVPLEEVLHLKTGVNYLEDGNMLVSGEFIEKPDFAEYNKVIVPEDEAYGANCIWVNGTVIVPEGYPTVLKAVQDLGYQTLVVDTSEYRKVDGGLSCLSLRF; encoded by the coding sequence ATGACCAAGTTCACCAATGTCATCGTCCGCAAGCCGGGCAAATCTCTGTGCAACGGCATCACGAGCGCCCCCGAGTTGGGACAACCCATCTACGAGCGCGCCGTGGAGGAGCACGACGACTACATCGCCGCCCTGAAGCAGTGCGGTGTGGAAGTGACCGAGCTGCCGGCGCTGGAGGAGTACCCGGACTCGTGCTTTGTGGAGGATCCCGCGGTCATCACCCGCATGGGCGCCATCATCACCAACCCCGGCGCCGATTCCCGCAACGGCGAGAAGGACGAGATCGAGCCGACCATCCGCCAGTTCTTCGATGACGAGCACGTCAAGCACATCGTCGCCCCGGGCACGCTCGACGGCGGCGACGTCATGATGGTGGGCGATCACTTCTTCGTGGGACGCTCCGCCCGCACCAACGAGGAGGGCATCCGCCAGTTCATCGAGATCCTCGAAGGTTGGGGGCTCGAAGGGTCCGAGGTGCCGCTGGAGGAAGTGCTGCACCTGAAGACCGGCGTGAACTACCTGGAGGACGGCAACATGCTCGTCTCCGGCGAGTTCATCGAAAAGCCCGACTTCGCCGAGTACAACAAGGTCATCGTTCCCGAGGACGAGGCCTACGGCGCCAACTGCATCTGGGTGAACGGCACCGTCATCGTGCCCGAGGGCTACCCCACCGTGCTGAAAGCGGTACAGGACCTCGGCTACCAGACGCTTGTGGTGGACACCTCCGAGTACCGCAAGGTGGACGGCGGCCTGTCCTGCCTGTCGCTGCGCTTCTAG
- a CDS encoding FAD-binding protein, which yields MYEIPQLSRRSFIRSTTIAGIGVAVLGLAGCAPKKPAASEGAARAYTAGTYTASSQGKFGPVTIQATFSNEAIENIEVTDHEETAFISDRALTELPEAIVENQSLAVDTITGATLSSMAVLAATEDCVRQAGGNPSDLKEAPQKTASTGTESLEADLLVVGAGGSGMACAIAAAKLGMERIVVLEKSCSIGGNALVSGGYLEYVEADDSLREEMTDSQRAQLEADLAAAEGVVPAEALELIRGQWANWQAAGNTKCFDSIELQALQYTIAGEGDYEGNVLFCQNIAALDAWLVEDGFAFKELVGIVGYPWPRWSSPAEGRCGQGYFQHYQGLVEDQALPVEILLNTPATELICEGDRVVGAKAQAEDGTTYEVRAAKGVVLATGGFSGSPEMLRQYNTMWPFEEGVDIPTTNTYGHTGDGINMALALGAGVALMDDQMPFPMADCKNSSDETTVGDDIDCMMINSEGVRFMDEVRDRYSMTADIMEQPGQMMYMITDADTCRVEGDLNRYGHKLESLINQGQLYVADTIEELAAQIGCEGSVLAKTVEDYNEAARSGVDAAFGRTSFSDLSPIENPPFYASPRTWAMHITVGGLLYDDSFHVTTEEGEPIEGLYAVGETIVGSSGVGTQGEGLAVAQILAEV from the coding sequence ATGTACGAAATTCCCCAACTTTCCCGTCGCTCGTTCATCCGCAGCACGACCATCGCCGGCATCGGCGTGGCCGTGCTCGGCCTGGCCGGCTGCGCGCCGAAAAAGCCAGCCGCCTCGGAAGGTGCGGCCCGCGCCTACACGGCGGGCACCTACACCGCGAGCAGCCAGGGCAAGTTCGGTCCCGTCACCATTCAGGCGACGTTCTCCAACGAGGCCATCGAGAACATCGAGGTGACCGACCACGAGGAGACCGCCTTCATATCCGACCGCGCGCTCACCGAGCTGCCCGAGGCCATTGTCGAGAACCAGTCTCTGGCCGTGGACACGATCACCGGCGCCACCCTCTCGTCCATGGCCGTCCTGGCCGCTACCGAAGACTGCGTGCGCCAGGCCGGCGGCAATCCCTCCGACCTGAAGGAGGCGCCGCAGAAGACCGCCTCCACGGGCACCGAGTCCCTTGAGGCCGACCTGCTGGTGGTAGGCGCCGGCGGCTCGGGCATGGCCTGCGCCATCGCTGCGGCCAAGCTCGGAATGGAGCGCATCGTGGTGCTGGAGAAGAGTTGCTCCATCGGCGGCAACGCCCTTGTCTCCGGCGGCTACCTCGAGTACGTCGAGGCCGACGACAGCCTGCGCGAGGAGATGACCGACAGCCAGCGCGCCCAGCTGGAGGCCGACCTGGCCGCCGCCGAGGGCGTCGTGCCGGCCGAGGCCCTCGAACTCATCCGCGGCCAGTGGGCCAACTGGCAGGCGGCGGGCAACACCAAGTGCTTCGACAGCATCGAGCTGCAGGCGCTCCAGTACACCATCGCCGGCGAGGGCGACTACGAGGGCAACGTGCTGTTCTGCCAGAACATCGCCGCCTTGGACGCCTGGCTTGTGGAAGACGGCTTCGCGTTCAAGGAGCTCGTCGGCATCGTCGGCTATCCGTGGCCTCGCTGGTCCTCGCCCGCCGAGGGCCGCTGCGGCCAGGGCTACTTCCAGCATTATCAAGGACTTGTGGAGGACCAGGCGCTACCTGTTGAGATTCTGCTGAACACCCCGGCCACCGAGCTCATCTGCGAGGGAGACCGCGTCGTGGGAGCCAAGGCCCAGGCCGAGGACGGCACCACCTACGAGGTGCGCGCCGCAAAGGGCGTCGTGCTGGCCACAGGCGGCTTCTCCGGCAGCCCCGAGATGCTTCGCCAGTACAACACCATGTGGCCCTTCGAGGAGGGCGTCGACATCCCGACCACCAACACCTACGGCCACACCGGCGACGGCATCAACATGGCCCTGGCCCTGGGCGCCGGCGTGGCGCTCATGGACGACCAGATGCCCTTCCCCATGGCCGACTGCAAGAACTCCAGCGACGAGACGACGGTGGGCGACGACATCGACTGCATGATGATCAACAGCGAGGGCGTCCGCTTCATGGACGAGGTGCGCGACCGCTACTCCATGACCGCCGACATCATGGAACAGCCGGGGCAAATGATGTACATGATCACCGATGCCGACACCTGCCGCGTCGAAGGCGACCTGAACCGCTACGGCCACAAGCTGGAGAGCCTCATCAATCAGGGTCAGCTGTATGTCGCCGACACCATTGAGGAGCTCGCCGCACAGATCGGCTGCGAGGGCTCCGTCCTGGCGAAGACCGTGGAGGACTACAACGAGGCAGCCCGCAGCGGCGTGGACGCTGCGTTCGGCCGCACGAGCTTCAGCGACCTCAGCCCCATCGAGAACCCGCCCTTCTACGCCTCGCCGCGCACCTGGGCCATGCACATCACCGTGGGCGGCTTGCTCTACGACGACTCCTTCCACGTCACGACGGAAGAGGGCGAGCCCATCGAGGGGCTCTACGCCGTCGGTGAGACCATCGTGGGCAGCAGCGGTGTGGGCACCCAGGGCGAGGGTCTGGCCGTGGCGCAGATTCTTGCGGAAGTATAG
- a CDS encoding helix-turn-helix transcriptional regulator, with translation MANQGRHLEGSQRSKGEALSSPLHRRLRELGYLSMPLFGFAFVRAFNDLSFLRAAQVFGESAWKGQDILSLTMVVVFLAGVLLARRLAPLWERRPVVVGATFLMIASALCQGAGCGSRALLVAGLVLGGVGTAVHILLWAELESCLNTLRIVLYVSGSFFLGDLLGWLFQDAEGARAAVVLALLPLASVGCLNVAFSSIPREDRPASTWGTVRFPWRLVAVLGVYEFVLGFNEATLGADEGTMYLLGTLLAAGGLFVAAFFLSHRFDLALMFRTPFLFVACGLLAAFLSMGQKGAFSEFLVALGYGLMFLILTILLCDIAHRFGVSVLVLCGIEELMSMFMVAGHKVAPLFDAGTGAEGGTDTIRVVLIAVVIAVSAIVLFGVERKQWGAALFGVGSVSSGGSARERLLSRCAVIAEAYHLSPRESEVFQLIALGKSPASIERELCIAGGTLKSHTQRIYQKLGVHSRDELYALVGERPAGR, from the coding sequence ATGGCAAACCAAGGAAGACATCTAGAAGGCTCACAGCGCTCAAAGGGCGAGGCTCTGTCATCGCCGCTTCACCGCCGCCTGCGCGAGCTTGGCTACCTGTCGATGCCGTTATTCGGTTTCGCCTTCGTTAGGGCGTTCAACGACCTCTCCTTTTTGCGCGCCGCCCAAGTCTTTGGCGAAAGTGCATGGAAGGGCCAAGACATTCTGAGTCTTACGATGGTGGTGGTTTTTCTCGCCGGGGTGCTGCTTGCTCGCCGTCTTGCGCCGCTGTGGGAGCGCCGCCCGGTAGTCGTCGGTGCCACATTTCTCATGATTGCGTCGGCTCTCTGCCAAGGTGCGGGTTGCGGCTCTCGGGCGCTGCTCGTTGCGGGGCTGGTGCTCGGAGGGGTGGGCACAGCCGTGCACATTTTGCTTTGGGCGGAACTGGAAAGCTGCTTGAACACGCTGCGCATCGTTCTGTATGTGAGCGGAAGTTTTTTCTTGGGCGATCTTCTGGGATGGCTGTTCCAAGATGCAGAAGGTGCTCGTGCCGCAGTAGTGCTCGCGCTGCTCCCCCTGGCGTCGGTCGGCTGCCTCAACGTGGCTTTCTCGTCTATTCCTCGAGAGGATAGGCCTGCCTCGACATGGGGGACGGTGCGCTTCCCCTGGCGGCTTGTGGCCGTACTGGGCGTATATGAGTTCGTCTTAGGATTCAACGAGGCAACGCTTGGAGCCGATGAAGGGACGATGTACCTGTTGGGAACTCTTTTGGCTGCGGGAGGCTTGTTCGTTGCGGCGTTTTTTCTGTCACACCGCTTCGATTTGGCCCTCATGTTCCGTACGCCGTTTCTGTTCGTAGCCTGCGGATTGCTTGCTGCGTTTCTGTCCATGGGACAGAAGGGGGCATTCTCGGAATTCCTCGTTGCGCTGGGCTATGGTCTTATGTTTTTGATCCTTACCATTTTGCTCTGTGACATAGCCCATCGTTTCGGCGTGTCGGTGCTCGTGCTCTGCGGCATTGAGGAGCTTATGTCGATGTTCATGGTGGCGGGGCACAAGGTGGCGCCGTTGTTCGACGCAGGAACAGGTGCGGAAGGTGGAACCGATACGATTCGCGTGGTGCTCATCGCTGTGGTGATTGCCGTGAGTGCTATCGTGTTGTTCGGGGTCGAGAGGAAGCAGTGGGGCGCGGCGCTGTTCGGCGTGGGGTCGGTTTCAAGTGGGGGAAGCGCCCGCGAGCGCCTGCTCAGCCGCTGTGCGGTCATCGCTGAGGCGTATCACCTCAGCCCGCGTGAGAGCGAGGTGTTCCAGCTAATCGCTCTGGGAAAGAGTCCAGCGTCCATCGAGCGCGAGCTTTGCATTGCGGGGGGAACATTGAAATCGCACACCCAGCGCATCTATCAGAAGCTGGGTGTGCACAGTCGAGACGAGCTCTATGCTCTGGTGGGAGAGCGGCCCGCTGGCCGTTAG
- a CDS encoding glutathione S-transferase N-terminal domain-containing protein → MYFDNMVLYYKPTCPFCHRVLAFMEEEDIAMPMRDTLEPGVKDDLVRIAGKGQVPCLVVDGVPMFESDDIIRFLGDLILEREED, encoded by the coding sequence ATGTACTTCGACAACATGGTTCTCTACTACAAGCCCACCTGCCCCTTCTGCCACAGGGTGCTCGCCTTCATGGAAGAGGAGGATATCGCCATGCCCATGCGTGACACCCTGGAGCCCGGCGTAAAGGACGACCTCGTCCGCATCGCGGGAAAAGGCCAGGTGCCGTGCCTGGTGGTGGACGGCGTCCCGATGTTCGAATCCGACGATATCATCCGCTTCCTCGGCGACCTCATCTTGGAGCGCGAAGAGGACTAA
- the serC gene encoding 3-phosphoserine/phosphohydroxythreonine transaminase codes for MARVYNFSAGPAVLPEEVLRQAAAEMLDYDGTGMSVMEMSHRSKPFANIIETAEADLRELLQIPDNYQVLFLQGGATQQFAAVPMNLMQNKKADYIVSGSWSKKAWKEAKLYGEARCVASSEDENFSYVPDVAGLEFDPEADYVYICQNETIYGTTYHTLPETGDIPLVTDVSSMFLSEPMDVSKFGLIYGGVQKNIGPAGVTIVIVRDDLVREDVLPFTPTIMRYTTQAKAKSLSNTPPAYGIYICGLVFKWLKEMGGLSAMAERNKEKAAILYDYLDQSKLFRGTARKEDRSLMNVPFVTGSDELDALFVAEAKSHGIESIKGHRSVGGMRASIYNAMPKAGVEALVAFMAEFEKNNG; via the coding sequence ATGGCTAGGGTCTACAACTTTTCCGCCGGTCCCGCTGTGCTTCCCGAGGAGGTGCTGCGCCAGGCGGCCGCCGAGATGCTCGACTACGATGGCACCGGCATGTCCGTCATGGAGATGAGCCATCGCTCCAAGCCCTTCGCGAACATCATCGAGACGGCCGAGGCCGACCTGCGCGAGCTTCTGCAGATTCCCGACAACTACCAGGTGCTCTTCCTGCAGGGCGGCGCCACCCAGCAGTTCGCGGCCGTCCCGATGAACCTCATGCAGAACAAGAAGGCCGACTACATCGTGTCCGGCTCCTGGTCGAAGAAGGCCTGGAAAGAGGCGAAGCTCTACGGCGAGGCGCGCTGCGTGGCCTCTTCCGAGGACGAGAACTTCTCCTACGTGCCCGACGTGGCCGGCCTCGAGTTCGACCCTGAGGCCGACTACGTGTACATCTGCCAGAACGAGACCATCTACGGCACCACGTACCACACGCTGCCCGAAACCGGTGACATTCCGCTGGTCACTGATGTGAGCTCGATGTTCCTCTCCGAGCCGATGGACGTGTCGAAGTTCGGCCTCATCTACGGCGGCGTGCAGAAGAACATAGGTCCCGCCGGCGTGACCATCGTCATCGTGCGCGACGATCTGGTGCGCGAGGATGTGCTGCCCTTCACGCCCACCATCATGCGCTACACCACCCAGGCGAAGGCGAAGTCGCTGTCGAACACCCCGCCGGCGTACGGCATCTACATCTGCGGCCTTGTGTTCAAGTGGCTGAAGGAGATGGGCGGCCTGTCCGCTATGGCCGAGCGCAACAAGGAGAAGGCCGCCATCTTGTACGACTACCTCGACCAGAGCAAGCTGTTCCGCGGCACCGCCCGCAAGGAGGATCGCTCGCTCATGAACGTGCCCTTCGTCACGGGATCCGACGAGCTGGATGCGCTGTTCGTGGCCGAGGCGAAGTCCCACGGCATCGAGTCCATCAAGGGCCATCGCTCGGTGGGCGGCATGCGCGCGAGCATCTACAATGCCATGCCCAAGGCCGGCGTCGAGGCGCTCGTCGCCTTCATGGCCGAGTTCGAGAAGAACAACGGTTAA